A genome region from Triticum aestivum cultivar Chinese Spring chromosome 2B, IWGSC CS RefSeq v2.1, whole genome shotgun sequence includes the following:
- the LOC123047598 gene encoding transportin-1, with protein sequence MATAAGATGAAALWQPQEEGLREICAVLEAHISPNSDQARIWQQLQHYAQFPDFNNYLVFLLARGQGKSFEVRQAAGLLLKNNLRAAFVSMPPSSQQYIKSELLPCIGATNRAIRSTVGTVISVLFQIVGVTGWIELFQALHQCLDSNDLDHMEGAMDAIYKICEDVPEELDVDVPGLSERPINVFMPRMLQFFQSPHASLRKLSLGCINQYIVVMPSALYMAMDQYLQGLFVLVKDPSADVRKLVCSAWVQLVEVRPSILEPHLKNVTELILQANKDSDDEVALEACEFWSAYCDVSMPPEGLREFLPRLIPTLVSNMVYTDDDESLADAEEDESFPDRDQDLKPRFHASRLHGSENGEEDDDDDAVNAWNLRKCSAAGLDVLSNVFGDDILPTLMPLIQQNLARTDDESWKEREAAVLSIGAIAEGCITGLYPHLPQMVAFLIPLLDDKFPLIRSITCWTLSRYSKFIVQSLGHPNGREQFDKILMGLLRRILDTNKRVQEAACSAFATLEEEAAEELVPRLEVILQHLMCAYGKYQRRNLRILYDALGTLADAVGAELNQAKYLDIFMPPLIAKWQQLPNSDKDLFPLLECFTSIAQALGPGFSQFAEPVFVRCISLIQTQQLAKVDPAAAGALYDKEFIVCALDLLSGLTEGLGGGIESLVAQSNLRDLLLQCCVDEAPDVRQSALALLGDISRVCPIHLQPRLQEFLTAAAKQLTPQSVKDAVSVANNACWAIGELAIKIGKEISPVVISVVSCLVPILTTPESLNKSLIENSAITLGRLSWVCPDIVAPHMEHFMQAWCNALCMIRDDFEKEDAFHGLCAMVAANPTGAVSSLAHVCQACASWNEIKSEGLHNEVSQILNGYKQMLGAAGWEQCMSTLEPGVVQRLARYGV encoded by the exons ATGGCGACCGCGGCGGGGGcgaccggggcggcggcgctgtGGCAGCCGCAGGAGGAGGGGCTGCGCGAGATCTGCGCGGTCCTGGAGGCGCACATCTCCCCCAACTCCGACCAGGCGCGCATCTGGCAGCAGCTGCAGCACTACGCCCAGTTCCCCGACTTCAACAACtacctcgtcttcctcctcgcccgcGGCCAG GGAAAATCTTTTGAAGTACGGCAAGCTGCCGGTCTTCTATTGAAAAATAATCTGCGAGCGGCTTTCGTTTCCATGCCTCCATCATCTCAGCAATACATCAAATCCGAGTTGTTGCCATGTATAGGGGCAACTAACAGGGCAATTAGGTCCACAGTTGGAACTGTTATCAGTGTACTCTTCCAAATTGTTGGAGTCACTGGATGGATCGAGTTGTTTCAGGCTCTACATCAATGTTTGGACAGTAATGATCTGGATCACATGGAAGGTGCTATGGATGCTATCTACAAG ATATGTGAAGATGTTCCTGAAGAGCTTGATGTTGATGTTCCTGGCTTGTCCGAACGACCAATTAATGTATTCATGCCACGGATGCTGCAG TTTTTCCAGTCCCCCCATGCAAGTCTTCGAAAACTATCACTGGGCTGTATCAACCAGTATATCGTGGTGATGCCATCG GCGTTGTATATGGCCATGGATCAGTACCTGCAGGGCTTATTCGTCCTTGTGAAGGATCCTTCAGCGGACGTCCGGAAACTG GTTTGCTCGGCCTGGGTTCAGCTCGTTGAAGTGCGGCCATCAATTTTGGAG ccacatttgaaaaatgttactgAGTTGATCCTGCAAGCTAACAAAGATTCGGATGATGAAGTTGCTCTGGAGGCTTGTGAATTCTG GTCAGCGTATTGTGATGTTAGCATGCCCCCTGAAGGACTGCGGGAGTTCTTGCCACGCTTAATACCA ACTTTGGTGTCAAATATGGTCTACACTGACGATGATGAATCACTCGCTGATGCTGAG GAAGACGAATCCTTTCCGGACAGGGACCAG GATTTGAAGCCCCGTTTCCATGCTTCTCGATTGCATGGATCTGAAAATGGAGAAGAGGAT GATGATGATGATGCTGTAAATGCTTGGAACTTGCGGAAATGTAGCGCTGCTGGGTTGGATGTGCTTTCTAATGTTTTTGGGGATGACATTCTTCCGACTTTAATGCCTTTGATTCAG CAAAATTTGGCTCGGACAGATGATGAGTCCTGGAAGGAGCGGGAAGCTGCTGTTTTATCGATTGGTGCTATAGCAGAGGGATGCATCACTGGGTTATATCCCCACCTTCCACAG ATGGTTGCCTTCCTAATTCCACTTCTCGATGATAAGTTTCCTCTTATTCGGAGTATTACTTGCTGGACCCTCTCCCGATACAGCAAGTTCATTGTTCAG AGCCTTGGCCATCCAAATGGTCGCGAACAATTTGATAAGATCCTCATGGGTTTGCTAAGAAGGATATTGGATACTAACAAAAGAGTGCAGGAAGCTGCCTGTTCTGCATTTGCAACGCTTGAAGAG GAGGCTGCAGAAGAACTAGTACCGCGACTGGAAGTCATTTTGCAGCACCTTATGTGTGCATATGGAAAATACCAG AGGCGGAACCTTAGGATACTCTATGACGCTCTTGGTACCCTTGCTGATGCTGTTGGAGCAGAGCTAAACCAG GCAAAATATCTTGACATATTTATGCCACCATTAATCGCGAAGTGGCAGCAACTTCCCAACTCTGACAAGGATCTATTTCCGCTACTTGAATGCTTTACATCTATCGCACAG GCACTGggaccaggattttctcagtttgCTGAGCCAGTGTTTGTGCGGTGCATCAGTCTTATCCAAACTCAGCAGTTGGCAAAG GTTGATCCTGCTGCAGCAGGTGCGTTGTATGATAAGGAATTCATTGTCTGTGCATTGGACCTGTTGTCTGGACTTACAGAAGGACTTGGTGGCGGTATTGAAAGTCTG GTTGCGCAAAGCAACTTGAGAGATCTACTTCTGCAATGCTGTGTGGATGAGGCACCTGATGTTCGACAAAGTGCTCTGGCCCTTCTTGGCGACATTTCTAGG GTCTGCCCTATACATCTTCAGCCACGCCTCCAAGAATTCCTTACTGCTGCAGCAAAGCAATTG ACTCCACAATCTGTGAAGGATGCTGTGTCAGTTGCTAACAATGCTTGTTGGGCCATTGGAGAATTAGCAATCAAG ATTGGCAAGGAAATTTCACCTGTGGTGATCAGTGTTGTTTCATGCTTGGTTCCTATTCTAACAACCCCAGAG AGCTTGAATAAGTCACTCATTGAAAATAGTGCAATCACTCTTGGGAGGCTTTCATGGGTCTGCCCAGACATTGTGGCCCCTCATATGGAGCATTTCATGCAAGCCTGGTGCAATGCCTTGTGCAT GATAAGAGATGATTTCGAGAAAGAGGACGCATTCCATGGTCTGTGCGCAATG GTGGCAGCAAACCCAACAGGGGCTGTGAGCTCACTAGCCCACGTATGCCAGGCCTGTGCAAGTTGGAAT GAGATAAAAAGCGAAGGTTTGCACAATGAAGTGTCCCAGATTTTGAATGGCTACAAGCAG ATGCTCGGAGCTGCCGGATGGGAACAGTGCATGTCTACACTGGAACCGGGAGTGGTGCAGAGATTAGCGAGATACGGGGTCTGA